GTTGTTTACGCGTTGGAGCATGCCTTTGTAGGCTGGTCTGCTGTCGATGATGACTGCGTGGTTAGTGTGTGTTAATCGGAGTAGTTCGAGGGTTTCGCGGGCTTCCTTCATTGCGCTGACAGTGCCGCGTACTCTAACTACTACGAGACATTTGCATTCTTCAGTTTTCTGTTGTGACATGTTTACTTCACCCAATCAGTTGTTGTAATCAAGTTGTAAGTTTTCTTCAAACCGTCAAAGATAGCGTACGCGTATGATGGAACGGTTCTGGTGGAGCCGTAGCTGCGCATCCAGAGGTCTTTAACGCCTGCTAAACCGAGGATGACTTTGGCGACTTCGCTGCTGACTAATCCTAAGCCTCTTGGGCCAGGGATAATTACTGCTCGGACACCACCGCATTTACCTTCAACTTGGAATGGGATGCTGTGTGGTTTACCGCAACCGCATTCCCAACTACCACAGCCCCGTTTAACTGGGATGATGTTTAGTCGGGCGTTTACTGCTGCTTTCTCTATGGCGTTGCGGACTTGGCTTGCTTTGCCTTGACCGAGGCCGATGTAGCCGTCTCGGTTGCCTACTGCGACGATGGCTTTGAAGCGTGATTTTTCGCCTGCGTCAGTTTGTTTCTGTACGAGGTTAACGTTGATGACTTCTTCCTGTAAGTCGGGGATCAGTGAGTCAACGATTTGTGATTCGCTGATTTTTATTCCGCTTAGGAAGACTTCGTCGATGCTTGTGATTTTGCCTTCTTGAACCATTTTGCCCAAGCGAGTTTTTGGTACCCACTGTTCTAGGCTGGCTTGGCGTCTTTCGCTGTCTCTACTTTTATCTCTTTGACTCATTCTTTGTTTTCACCCTTCTTGGTTGCCTTTTTGGCAGGTGCTTTTTCTTTAGCGGGAGCTTTCTCTTTTGCAGCTGCCTTCTTCTTTGGCGCCGCTTTTACTTTAGCTTCTTTAGCTGGAGCTTCTTCAGTGACTTCGGCTTTTTCAGCTTTTGCCGCTTTAGCTTTAGCAGGAGCTTTTTCGGCTTTGGCAGCTTTGGGGGCTTTGGCAGGTTTTTCTGCTGGAACCTCTACTGGCTCAGCTTTAGCTTCAGGTGCTTTTTCTTCAACTTTCGCCTTTGGAGCTTCTTCTTTAGCAGCTGGAGCTGGTTGAGGAGCTTTCTCCTTTACTGGAGCTGGAGCCTCTGGCGCTTTGGCTGGAGGAGCCTTTTCCTTTGGTGGAGCAGCTTTCTCCTTTACAGGTGCAGGTTTAGCAGATGCTTTTTTCGGTTTAGCTTCAGGTTCGGGAGCAATAGTTATTCCTTTGAAGGCTGCGGCTATGGCGGCTTTAACTGCGCGGTAGTGTTCAGGAAGCTTTTCTGGCGCGACCTCTGCAGCGAGAAACTTGGAGAATTTGGCTTTGTACTCATCAGAGCCTACACCTAATTCTTCAGCATAAGTTGCTATGTGGTCACCCTTGTTGCGGTCCGCCACGATTTTTTCTTCACCATGAGGTACCTCAACGCCTGCGTCGAGAACACCATTGAGAACAGCGAAGACTTTGCTGCCTTTGGTTGGGATAACCATGCCGATGTCGAGGATAGCTTGGTTTATGCCTGCCGATTTGGCTTTCAACCCGCAGAGCAAACCTGTCAGGTAAGCTGCGGGGATGTTGCCTGTGGCGGCTTTCCAACCGTATTTCTTGATGAGTTCACGGCTGTTAGCGGATACAAGGGTTTGATCGCCGATTGCTTTAGCGACGATTATCTGTGCTGATACGTTTTTAAGTGATGGACGCACGACAAGGCGGGGTTTACCTGAAATAACCATAGCTTTACGGGCTTGGTAATCAGTTTTACCTGCACGTCTGCGTCTGAGTTGTACTCGGTAGTGTGCACTTTTTGCCATCTTAACGTTTCCTCCACTGATCGTTTGCTTTTAGGTTGCGTTCCATTTCGGCTATGGATTGGAATCTGCCACTGCCAGCCATACGGTAGTATTGAGTGTAGGTGGCTTCGGTGATTACTCGGCTTGCTTTGAGCTCGCGGAGTTTTCGTCGCAATGATCGGATTCTGATCATCCAAGCGTCTTTCTTGGTAACCTTTGCGTAGCCTGCGCCTTTGACGCTGCCTGGTCCGCTGCGTCGTCCAAGGCGTTTTTTGCCTCGGATGGTTTTTGCGCGTGAGCGGCTTACGCCCTTTTCAGGTAATGAAACGATGACTTTTTCGTGAATGAGTTTTCTGACTTCTTCACGTGTGATTGCGCCTTCAACGTCGTCTATGCGTTCAGGGTCTATCCAAACGCGGTTTTGGCCAACTTTGAGAATTTGAGCGGCTAGACGTCTCTGTCCACTTAGGTTGGTCATTGTTTGTCTTCTCCTTTCTTAGGTTTTGATTTCTCTTTTTTTGCTTCTTTCTTCTTGGGTGCAGCTTTGTCTTTTTTGGGCTTCTTTTCTTTAGTTTCTTTTTCTTCTTCTTTGCTTTCCGCTGCTTCTTCAGTTTCCTCTTCTTCGGCTTCTTCTTCGGTTTCCGCCGTTAGTTTGAGGTTGAGGATTTTGAGGTTAAGTTCTTTAGCTTTAGCGATGATTTCTGCACGTTTACGTTTGCCTACAGTGTGGGCTATGCGAACTGCCTGAGTGTTAACGTCGATGCCAGCTAGGTCAGCTACGTTGTAAACTATGACTTCTTCGTAGCCAGAGGGATGAAGGAATCGGGCAACTTTTGGTCCCTTATAACCCATGCTGGGTCCTGGAGGCCAACCCTTGATTTTTCGGCGGATTTTGTTGTCGAGTCCGCGTGGGCGACGCCAACTGGTGCTGAAGCGGTCAAAGCGCCAGCTTTCAGCGCGTACGAATTTGGGCTTCTTGTTTCTGGCGCGTGCCCTAACTTGGAGTGCTTTTCGTGATGGAGTAATTTTCTTTTCGCTCATTATGCCATTCCTTCGTTACGTTCATAAGTGTATAAACCGTCAAGGAAGACTCGCGGGTCTTTTCGGCGCACCTTGGTGGATTGCTCGATGTTGGCGGCGGTTTGGCTGACGTCTTCTAGGTTTGCGCCTTGTAGGATGATGTCTTCTGCTTCGATTTTGACTTTGACGTCGCCGAGGATTTTGACGCTGCGTGGTCTGCGTTCACCGGTAAAGTTTTCGATAAGGACGTTTCTGCCTTGAAGTTTGACGGATATTGGGAAGTGTGAGAAGACGATTTTCATCTTGTATGTGTAGCCTTTGGTAACGCCTGTAATCATGTTGTTTATGTGTGAGTAGATGGTTCCTACCAGAGCGGTTTCCTTTTTGCGTGGCCACTTAGCCGAAATTCGAACGGTTTTGCCTTGGCATTCAATGGCTACTGGAGCATAAGAGAAGTCGCGTGTTAGGTTACCCTTCGCACCTTTAACGTTGACTGTTTTGCCGACTACGTTGAGTGTTACGTCGTCTGGAACTTGAATGGTTCGGGATACTTCTGGAAGCCGCATAAAACGTTTCTCTCCTAGTACACGAAGGCTAAGAGCCTTCCTCCGATGTTCTTTTCTTCAGCATCCTTGTGAGCGATGACGCCTTGAGATGTTGAGACAACCATGATGCCGACGTCGCGGGAGGGAAGGAATTTCTTTTCCCAGTCCTCGTACTCGTCGGCTTTAACTGCAAAGCGTGGCTTTACGGGGCCGCACTTGTTGATTCTGCCGAGGAGTTGGACTTTGAATTTCCCTTGACGTCCGTCATCGATGAATTCGAATTCGCCTATGTAACCGTTTACTTGCATGATGCGTAGAACTCGCCCCAGTAGTTTAGAGGCAGGGCTAATGATGCATTCGCGTTTGTTGCGTGTTTCGTTGTTTATGATGGTTACGAGACCATTTGTTAAAGTGTCCATTTTCTTTCTTTTAGCTCCTACTCATATTTCTTGAAACCTAATTTTGGGGCAGCCTCTCTAAAACAGTGCCTACATAAATATAAATTGTAACGTCGAATAACGGGGCCGTATGAACCGCATCTTTGACATGGACGTGAACCTTTGCCGTATTTTCGTTCTTTCTTGACTTGCTGTTTTCCCATACATTCACACTCTGTTTTAGACGATTTCGACTCCTAAGGTTTGTTTAATGAAGAGAATCGATTCTTCAGGGGTCAGGACATGCTTTGGACCGATGGATTTGCTTTGGCGCTTTCTGGTTTTTACTCGTTGACCAGGACGGTTGACAGTGACGCAGATGTCCATTCCGAAGATGCCGATTTCAGGGTCATATTTGACGCCTGGAATTTCGATGTGTTCTTTGAGGCCGAAGCTAAAGTTACCACGTACATCGAACGCTCGTCTGGCGAGTTTGTTGTCGACAACTGGAAAGACCTTCTTGAGGAAGTCAATTGCTTCCTGCTTGCGCAAGGTCACAACCACCGCGATGGATTCACCTTCACGTATACCGAAGTCGCGGATGGTAGCTTTGGCTTTCTTTTTAACCGGGTTGCGTCCGGTGATTTCTTTGAGGACTTTGTTAGCTTTCTCTAGTGGTTCGCCTGATTTGCCGACGTTGAGGTTTACGACGACTTTTTCGATGCGGGGTTTAAGCATCGGGTGTTGTTCCCAGTTCTGCAGGATCGCTTCTTCAGACAACGTTTAGTGCCTCCAGCGTGTTAATCATTGGCGCAGCTTCTCCGATTGAGAACACAAAGTCTAAGATGGTTTGGTAGCGTGCTCCGTTTTGGTCTTCGATGATGACTAGGGCTTGGCGACGTTTTTTGGCTTCGGTTTTTTCGATTTCAACGATTTTGCCCATTTTGCCGACGTTCTTTCCACCTGTGATAACTGCCAAGTTGCCTTCTTTGATTTTCAATGTTTCAACAACTTGTTTTTCTGGGTATGAGACTTTGAGTACGTCGAATGTGTCGTAGGTTACTTCAACGGGGTTCTTTGGGTCAGCTACTTTAACAAGAATGACAGAGCCGTCGTGAACTGCGATTTGTACACCGTTGTGGACAGTGGATTTGTTTTCGACTCTAAGCAAAGAAAAGTTAGATTCTTCTTTGCTTATTGGAGCCAGATACAATCCCTTGTGAGACGGCATAACACGGTAGTATTTGTTGCTTTCAGGTAAAGAGATAACATCCATTAAACCAACAGGGATATCGTCTTTTTTGTAGACTTTACCGTTAACTAGAACCTTGCCGTGTGTAAGTATGATTTTGCCTTCTTTTCTTGTTTCAGCAACACCTAGCATATCACGCAACACTAGGGTCAGTGGAACACATTTATGCAGTGAATGTGAACCTGAAGAGGGCTTAACAACCCACGGTTTCTCTTTTCTGTGAATTTGCCAGAATGCTGGTGCTGGCTTACGTTTCAGCCTTGCAGTTTTTCCTTTTTTACCCAATTTATTGTCCTCCTTCTTCAGAGGCTTCTTCCGCTACCTTTTCAGGTGCAGCTTCTTTTTCCTCTGTTTGTTTCTTTGCTGCCTTGGCTTTTGCTGCGGGCTTTGCCTTGGCTGCTTTCTTTGCTGGGGCAGTTTTGCGTCCCAGTATGGTTTCCTTGCGGTATTTATCGTCAAGGTTTAAGGTGCGAATTTGAACTTTAGATGGATGAACACCTAGGAAGATGTTTGTTCCATCTACTTTTTCGCGTGTTAAACCTTCCATGTAGATGCGGTATGCTTTGAGGTCTACACGCGAAACTTTGCCCTCGAATCCTTTGTTGTCGCCGCGTAAGATGCGTACAGTGTCGCCTTTGCGGACTGGGAGGGTTTTTGCTCCTTTCTGGGCTGCGAGTTCACTTGACAGTGGTGCAGCCATCATTTTGTGCCGTTTGTGAGCTGGAGCGTTGTAGACCATTTTTCTTTGTTTACTAGGATTTTTAACTTGCATTCTTTACACCTACACGATTATGCTGGAGGCGCTTGCGATTCTTGGCCAGCGTTCAGCGGCTTCTCTTGCTACTGGACCGCGGATTTCTGAGCCTTTCATTTCGCCTTCAGGAGTAATGATTACTGCCGCGTTATCTTCAAATTGAACCCAGACGCCATCCACTCTTCGGAATGCACGTCTTTGTCTGACGATGATTGCTTGGAAGATTTTTTTACGCATGTCTGGTGAGCCTTGGCGTACTGAAACGGTTACTCTGTCGCCGACAGTGGCGGTTGGGTAACGTCTGAGTCTTCCTTTGTAACCCATTGCTTGAATTAAGCGTAGAACGCGTGCACCTGTGTTGTCGGCGCATCGGAGTTCTGAGCCTGCAACTAGTCCGCGGCTAAGTTTTTGGCCGTGGGACATCATGCCTTTGGCGATTAAGCCTCTTCCTTTTGCTTTCGCTGCACACATATTATCGTTCCTCTCCTACTTTCTCAACGACCACAAAAGAAACTGTTTTGCTGAGTGGTCTGCACTCGGCGATTTTTACGCGGTCGCCTTCTTTGACGTCAATGCAGGGGGGGTTGTGTGATGGGATGTGTCCGTGTCTGCGTTCGTATCGTACGAACTTTGAGGAGAACTGTGTGAATTCTCTGTCAACGATAACGGTTTTGTCCATCTTTGCTGAGTGAACTACGCCCTCCAGTACACGTCCGCGGACTGCGAGTGTGCCGTGGAATGGGCAGTTTTTGTCGTCACAGGTCTTTTTTGGTTGCTTAAAAGTCATCGACATATTACCATAGCCTCTTTACGCTTTTCTTTAGCCGATCTTCTGAGCGGCCGACTAATAGTTTACCGTCAATCTCAACGACTGTACCGTCGCTGAAAGTGAAATCGAAAGTTGCAGCTTCCTTGATTACGCTGCGGGTTCTTCCTTCACGTTGGAGAAGGAAAGTGTTTCTTGTTTCCCCTACCACTAAGCCGCCGACGCCCATAAGGTTCATGTTTGGGCTTTGGGCGACTACGCCTTTGGCTCCGATGAATTCGTAACGGATTATGTCAGGGGTTATTTTCATTCGGGAGTTTTCTCCTCAGTTGCTTCTTTTTTGGGCTTTGCTTTTTTTGCTGGCTTTTGCTCTTTCTTTTCTGGTGCTGAGGGTGCCTTGCGTAGCCCAAGGGCTTGTTCGTTTTGTACGGTTAGGATTTGCGCGATGGTTTTGCGTAGTTGGCGTATGCGGGTTGGGTTTTCAACTGCGCCTCCTGCGTTAACCATGGTGCGTATGCGTGCAAGTTCCACGCGTAAATCGATTAATCGCTGTTCACGTGCTTCTGGTGAGAGAGCTTCGATCTCTTTCATGCGCATGATTGGAGCCATTTACTGTTTTTCCTCCGCGGGTTTTTCTTCAGTTTTAGGTGCAGCTTCAGCTTTAGGTTCATCTTTGACTTCTTTTGTTTCGGCTGCGGGGGCTTGTTCTGGTGCTGCGGGTTCAGTTGCAGGCGCAGGGGTTGGAGCTGGTGCTGCTGCGACTTGTGGAGCGGGTGGTGCAGCGATTTCTTCTTTTGGTTCAGGTGCCATGATTGTGACTTTGTCTGGGAAGTATGCGTCTGGAGGCATGATTTTCACGCGGACACCGATCATGCCTGGTTTGAGTTGGACGTGTACTTCTGCTGTTT
This genomic window from Candidatus Bathyarchaeota archaeon contains:
- a CDS encoding 50S ribosomal protein L19e, which encodes MTNLSGQRRLAAQILKVGQNRVWIDPERIDDVEGAITREEVRKLIHEKVIVSLPEKGVSRSRAKTIRGKKRLGRRSGPGSVKGAGYAKVTKKDAWMIRIRSLRRKLRELKASRVITEATYTQYYRMAGSGRFQSIAEMERNLKANDQWRKR
- a CDS encoding 50S ribosomal protein L5, which codes for MSEEAILQNWEQHPMLKPRIEKVVVNLNVGKSGEPLEKANKVLKEITGRNPVKKKAKATIRDFGIREGESIAVVVTLRKQEAIDFLKKVFPVVDNKLARRAFDVRGNFSFGLKEHIEIPGVKYDPEIGIFGMDICVTVNRPGQRVKTRKRQSKSIGPKHVLTPEESILFIKQTLGVEIV
- a CDS encoding 50S ribosomal protein L14 → MMSHGQKLSRGLVAGSELRCADNTGARVLRLIQAMGYKGRLRRYPTATVGDRVTVSVRQGSPDMRKKIFQAIIVRQRRAFRRVDGVWVQFEDNAAVIITPEGEMKGSEIRGPVAREAAERWPRIASASSIIV
- a CDS encoding 30S ribosomal protein S14 produces the protein MGKQQVKKERKYGKGSRPCQRCGSYGPVIRRYNLYLCRHCFREAAPKLGFKKYE
- a CDS encoding ribonuclease P protein subunit; the protein is MKITPDIIRYEFIGAKGVVAQSPNMNLMGVGGLVVGETRNTFLLQREGRTRSVIKEAATFDFTFSDGTVVEIDGKLLVGRSEDRLKKSVKRLW
- a CDS encoding 50S ribosomal protein L6, which translates into the protein MRLPEVSRTIQVPDDVTLNVVGKTVNVKGAKGNLTRDFSYAPVAIECQGKTVRISAKWPRKKETALVGTIYSHINNMITGVTKGYTYKMKIVFSHFPISVKLQGRNVLIENFTGERRPRSVKILGDVKVKIEAEDIILQGANLEDVSQTAANIEQSTKVRRKDPRVFLDGLYTYERNEGMA
- a CDS encoding 30S ribosomal protein S4e; translation: MGKKGKTARLKRKPAPAFWQIHRKEKPWVVKPSSGSHSLHKCVPLTLVLRDMLGVAETRKEGKIILTHGKVLVNGKVYKKDDIPVGLMDVISLPESNKYYRVMPSHKGLYLAPISKEESNFSLLRVENKSTVHNGVQIAVHDGSVILVKVADPKNPVEVTYDTFDVLKVSYPEKQVVETLKIKEGNLAVITGGKNVGKMGKIVEIEKTEAKKRRQALVIIEDQNGARYQTILDFVFSIGEAAPMINTLEALNVV
- a CDS encoding 30S ribosomal protein S17, with protein sequence MTFKQPKKTCDDKNCPFHGTLAVRGRVLEGVVHSAKMDKTVIVDREFTQFSSKFVRYERRHGHIPSHNPPCIDVKEGDRVKIAECRPLSKTVSFVVVEKVGEER
- a CDS encoding 30S ribosomal protein S5, which produces MSQRDKSRDSERRQASLEQWVPKTRLGKMVQEGKITSIDEVFLSGIKISESQIVDSLIPDLQEEVINVNLVQKQTDAGEKSRFKAIVAVGNRDGYIGLGQGKASQVRNAIEKAAVNARLNIIPVKRGCGSWECGCGKPHSIPFQVEGKCGGVRAVIIPGPRGLGLVSSEVAKVILGLAGVKDLWMRSYGSTRTVPSYAYAIFDGLKKTYNLITTTDWVK
- a CDS encoding 30S ribosomal protein S8, encoding MDTLTNGLVTIINNETRNKRECIISPASKLLGRVLRIMQVNGYIGEFEFIDDGRQGKFKVQLLGRINKCGPVKPRFAVKADEYEDWEKKFLPSRDVGIMVVSTSQGVIAHKDAEEKNIGGRLLAFVY
- the rpmC gene encoding 50S ribosomal protein L29, with product MAPIMRMKEIEALSPEAREQRLIDLRVELARIRTMVNAGGAVENPTRIRQLRKTIAQILTVQNEQALGLRKAPSAPEKKEQKPAKKAKPKKEATEEKTPE